In the Cryptococcus neoformans var. neoformans JEC21 chromosome 1, complete sequence genome, one interval contains:
- a CDS encoding ferric reductase transmembrane component, putative, with protein MSSSTEHLRRYIPIPTQYQIYNSYTEDPKWQKKFTIIWTSFLAFSLLLSIPYIIHHFRIGRLYSGLAIRESLDPSQNVSDSSHGNAKRSHSQNKWRGTFIGRAVTGVGAIVQSITLWTLPMPDLSWLKGEVGDCCRRAYFTLSVSQIVLVLGYAGAVIACFVVGASLTQNSNRPGFLALSQLPLIVLLSLKSPLPLPIFVPSLSYEHYNFLHRWTGRTLFLSATVHGAMWIHQFVVTDQYDQIAAAKSKRGILAYALMGMVVITSLKPIRRKCYQLFWMAHIMFFVGFFAAISYHTPYSRPWIWPCVAIYAYDLVVRMLRYRIKDATLVPVDKTLTMIHIPDCDAGWLPTQHVLLRVLSGSGIFESHPFTITNAPSTAFSASPRGIILYAKVAGDWTKKLHDLARDVKSLEVGDDLEEKESFLANKAQNEGGVNADEEGIDHPGKRVQVMIDGPYGGLKMDLGQYESVLLVGGGSGITFILGSIEEALRVREKGRGPAKVDVAWIVKDLCTIEALAPSLLHLYTLAQRLRLTLTYNLYLTDPPHPLPSTPSLLPASTTLSPYRPEVAQLVRESLPLPLTKAQETLLEQGRELITGDDDGHQTQHHGEGRGHAGGLAVVACGPEGIVMEAKSAVAGLGIAERVRCGGVGFHGECYLL; from the exons ATGTCCTCCTCGACAGAGCACCTCAGGAGAtacatccccatccccacaCAGTACCAG ATATACAA CTCATACACAGAGGATCCCAAATGGCAGAAAAAGTTCACCATCATCTGGACATCTTTCctcgccttttcccttctcctctcaaTACCCTACATCATCCACCACTTCCGCATAGGTCGTCTCTATTCCGGCTTGGCCATTCGTGAATCATTAGATCCATCTCAGAACGTGTCGGATTCTTCTCACGGCAATGCGAAGAGAAGTCACTCTCAAAATAAATGGCGGGGCACTTTTATCGGCAGAGCGGTCACCGGCGTCGGCGCCATAGTCCAAAGCATCACCCTTTGGACTTTACCAATGCCCGACCTGTCGTGGCTGAAAGGAGAAGTGGGAGATTGCTGCCGAAGAGCCTATTTTACTCTTTCCGTCTCCCAAATCGTTTTGGTGTTGGGATATGCCGGTGCCGTGATCGCCTGTTTTGTCGTCGGAGCAAGCTTGACCCAAAACTCTAATCGACCTG GCTTCCTCGCTCTTTCCCAACTCCCACTCATcgttctcctttctctGAAATCCCCACTTCCCCTCCCAATATTTGTGCCTTCCCTGTCTTATGAGCACTACAACTTTCTGCACCGATGGACTGGACGAACATTATTCCTCTCGGCAACCGTTCATGGCGCAATGTGGATCCATCAGTTCGTTGTCACCGATCAGTACGACCAAATCGCTGCTGCCAAGTCCAAGAGGGGTATCTTGGCATATGCATTGATGGGTATGGTGGTCATCACTAGTTTGAAACCTATCAGGAGAAAATGTTATCAGCTATTCTGGATGGCTCA CATCATGTTCTTTGTCGGCTTCTTCGCCGCTATCTCATATCATACCCCTTACAGTAGACCTTGGATATGGCCTTGTGTCGCCATCTACGCCTACGA CCTCGTCGTCCGTATGCTGCGTTACCGCATCAAGGATGCCACTCTCGTGCCAGTGGACAAGACACTCACTATG ATTCACATTCCGGACTGTGACGCAGGCTGGCTCCCCACTCAACACGTACTCCTTCGCGTCCTCTCCGGATCCGGCATCTTTGAGTCTCACCCCTTTACCATCACTAACGCACCTTCAACCGCCTtttctgcttctcctcGAGGCATCATCCTTTACGCCAAAGTTGCCGGAGATTGGACCAAGAAATTACATGATTTGGCAAGGGACGTCAAGTCGTTGGAAGTTGGAGATGATCtcgaggaaaaggagagtTTCTTGGCCAACAAGGCTCAGAATGAGGGGGGGGTGAATgccgatgaagaaggcataGACCATCCGGGAAAGAGGGTGCAGGTGATGATCGATGGACCTTATGGAGGGCTCAAGATGGATTTGGGACAGTACGAGAGTGTTTTGCTagttggaggtggaagtggtatcaccttcatcttggGTAGTATAGAGGAAGCACTTCGGGTtagggaaaagggaagaggaccGGCCAAGGTAGATGTAGCTTGGATAGTCAAGGATCTTT GTACAATTGAAGCCCTCGcaccttcccttctccacctttaCACTCTTGCTCAACGTTTACGCCTCACATTGACTTATAATCTCTACCTTACCGACCCTCCACATCCTTTACCTTCCACGCCTTCCCTCTTACCAGCTTCGACGACCCTTTCACCTTATCGCCCCGAAGTCGCTCAACTCGTACGGGAATCCTTGCCATTACCACTTACCAAAGCTCAAGAGACGTTATTGGAACAGGGCAGGGAACTCATAAcgggtgatgatgatggtcaTCAGACGCAGCATCATGGGGAGGGTAGGGGTCACGCCGGAGGATTGGCTGTCGTGGCTTGTGGGCCCGAGGGTATCGTGATGGAGGCGAAGAGCGCAGTGGCAGGCCTGGGGATAGCTGAAAGGGTCAGGTGTGGAGGTGTCGGCTTTCATGGAGAGTGTTACTTATTGTAA
- a CDS encoding vesicle-associated membrane protein 712, putative — translation MSLIHALIARGTTVLAEHATGTAELKPAAQITILSKIPPNNSKLTYVWQDRLIHYVSSNGVIYLVMADDSVGRRMPFAFLADLERRFTAQYESDDIVSAGAHSLEEFEPELAKLMHQYTSSPPADPLRQAQSDLNNVKDIMVQNIDSILQRGERLDLLVDKTDTLAGQAYAFRRGARSVRRQQWWKNMRIMALSGVVGLLLLYLFIAQFCGASLGHCRS, via the exons ATGTCCCTCATACACGCCCTCATCGCCCGCGGCACCACCGTCCTTGCAGAACATGCAACCGGGACAGCAGAGCTCAAGCCAG CCGCCCAGATAACGATCCTCTCAAAGATACCTCCAAATAACTCCAAACTTACTT ACGTGTGGCAAGACCGCCTCATTCACTATGTATCCTCAAACGGCGTCATCTATCTCGTAATGGCCGATGATTCTGTTGGTAGAAGGATGCCCTTTGCGTTCCTTGCAGATCTGGAGCGAAGA TTCACTGCTCAATATGAAAGCGACGACATAGTCTCGGCAGGAGCTCACTCTTTGGAAGAGTTCGAGCCAGAGCTTGCCAAA TTGATGCACCAATATACCTCATCCCCACCCGCTGATCCTCTCCGCCAAGCTCAGTCAGATCTCAATAATGT CAAGGATATCATGGTTCAGAATATCGACTCTATCCTCCAACGCGGCGAGCGTCTGGACCTCCTTGTGGACAAGACAGATACCCTTGCCGGACAAGCATACGCCTTTAGGCGTGGAGCCCGATCAGTACGGAGACAAcagtggtggaagaacaTGCGAATTATGGCCCTATCCGGTGTTGTTGGCCTT TTGCTTCTGTATCTCTTCATCGCTCAGTTTTGCGGTGCCTCACTTGGCCACTGTCGCAGTTAG
- a CDS encoding ubiquitin carboxyl-terminal hydrolase 2, putative: MTQYSSPSPPTSNLTSPPTRPGTLPVAFSPRSHPHGPRSPESQSTRRSAPGSSHTRYRTMPLPADSSSTSIPHRSSSISEHADSPVIVDEPEIGLPEAPYRPPEAVIDPPEDDPPPYTPGIVAEHIGEDGDMQVDSKFTAKDFNAWQSNLESYDQMEIDQSTSQSSMPQLGPGVLPRRWLAIAHEHELVRPYIEALPPPSKKFHSQTHAQVAAGQASLPPPSQRPTPVFASNNPFAQDSPRIATLEDIIQALPGDGDDSEHWYFCSTCWGWLKIKAGHGLPPGLQSMEEWEASVIEQKAYPDIESFEKAREQRRDEWARLVGIQNSRLVAPQEHHHFHQFNTLLPSSKLARIDRVVVEEHLNVFPHITVGLDPEESWESFNLPHSPSRLFLSDSSDVWISVDEGLVPGQLPVGLVNAFTAEKMSNPNPGLDGVQSVNEAWNLIATLLINPLFKGQRGWVNLNNAKFQSKIGAGLASSHIMYHIGFACQQEPDGLRVGPFKGGSESGSAAQIANEAGNMAKMDKYMLRVWIEVTLYLLAFLRRNKLQAITPPYMDAIPLEISINDIVPFAQYPTSTAPFPDNVREACHILGVTKYDTAETLETAYDLQIMFDEHNTPRYLGALERISEASVVGKSSLELKVAVERSLDKYTDDEVLKAYSLIGYTRQHAEDISIPPQGAPDDYILSMHKSAIQASTSSQQRQDLNRALVLIGKDRRSEQLKSMGEKGQTFVSVQEAYEALSAPRDAVDDGLIMQYEMAVNEYPGKADHYRMCLSVIADAPGEERPGLKQFLQTGSREPDVPARKDIPAGLQNIGNTCYLNSILQYLYTIKPLREAVLIFEQDKSKIVPTSKSEVERAKRFVRQLRLLFLQLYKTELPAVRPDEELAYLAITRPEIDSMVEQTQEPPTELSASTATATDSAQITPNLLDSIPSVPELTTLPSPSSTIFASPPESPRQDLTGTPIPLEQDEITEEMELDADKENIRSPESSSTRSRDTSSTSTILGKRGNQDRERDNSRSPGEERVKYKQAEGSGNNATRGKSESESALEFELGTGSRVETTQADQVESPSLGTATEIAHLELTTPAGSPSQTRKEEAEVLALTQPEDKYESPSAPPSLPPRPQARKQETLSSGLRFGLQQDAAEVLINVLSQLELALEQPGEDGKEASNLIKNLYSCKYRQQTVYESSSPSSDDQPTYDAQTPVESVFTHPIIGVEEEGKDLYDCLAELYLGGSAIEYEGKKGFMMDLMDEFPPMLYIQMRRSQYDPVTGRDRKTNTHISFPQTLCMSRFLTSAPAEKREESIALTREIIRMRTRLHSLRNHTPLSIPSTYKHASSALRQLASSGLDIPELNEVLSPELCDALDREGDEVIKEIEELQQELPKLKERMDEIWRDVHEEEEEDEHVKAYDYELVSVYMHRGKTSGSGHYWTYQAHLPGHSEEFYNYNDEKVTVVPASEVLQDRTGSDANPALLCYARKGWDLVDSLHREILEHSSPEVEELVLT, translated from the exons ATGACTCAAtactcctctccttcccctcccacATCCAACCTGACAAGCCCTCCTACCCGTCCCGGAACTCTTCCAGTAGCTTTCTCTCCTCGTTCTCACCCCCATGGCCCTCGTTCGCCAGAGTCTCAATCAACGAGGCGGAGCGCTCCAGGCTCGTCCCACACCAGATATCGCACTATGCCTCTTCCGGCTGACTCTTCTAGTACCAGCATCCCACACCGGagttcttccatctctgaGCATGCTGATTCTCCAGTCATTGTAGACGAGCCAGAAATCGGTCTTCCTGAGGCACCATATAGGCCTCCAGAGGCTGTCATCGACCCACCAGAAGATGATCCACCCCCCTATACGCCCGGCATAGTTGCTGAGCATATTGGAGAGGACGGTGATATGCAAGTGGACTCAAAGTTCACTGCCAAAGACTTCAATGCGTGGCAATCCAACCTCGAATCTTATGACCAGATGGAAATTGATCAGTCAACTAGTCAAAGTTCAATGCCTCAGTTGGGACCTGGTGTACTTCCACGGAGATGGCTAGCAATTGCCCATGAGCACGAACTCGTTAGGCCATATATAGAAGCActgcctcctccatctAAGAAGTTTCACTCTCAAACTCACGCTCAGGTCGCTGCCGGTCAGGCCTCGCTTCCGCCACCGTCACAAAGACCGACTCCCGTTTTCGCCTCGAACAACCCCTTTGCCCAAGATTCGCCCCGTATTGCAACTCTCGAAGATATCATCCAAGCGCTTCCgggggatggagatgattcGGAGCACTGGTATTTCTGTAGCACCTGTTGGGGATGGTTAAAGATCAAGGCGGGGCATGGCTTGCCTCCGGGGCTTCAGAGcatggaagaatgggaggCTTCTGTCATCGAGCAAAAAGCTTATCCTGACATTGAGAGTTTTGAGAAGGCGCGTGAACAGAGGAGAGACGAGTGGGCGAGGCTCGTAGGTATTCAAAACTCGAGGCTTGTCGCCCCGCAGGAACACCATCATTTTCACCAATTCAACACCTTGCTTCCCTCCAGCAAGTTGGCACGCATCGATAGGGTTGTAGTTGAAGAACACTTGAACGTTTTTCCTCATATCACGGTGGGGCTTGATCCCGAAGAATCATGGGAATCATTCAACCTCCCCCATTCACCGTCCAGGTTGTTTCTCAGTGACTCCTCCGATGTTTGGATATCAGTAGATGAAGGATTGGTTCCAGGACAGCTTCCTGTGGGCTTGGTGAACGCTTTCACAGCAGAAAAAATGAGCAATCCCAACCCTGGTCTTGATGGTGTGCAAAGCGTGAATGAGGCTTGGAATCTAATTGCCAC GCTTTTGATAAACCCTCTCTTCAAGGGCCAAAGAGGCTGGGTAAATCTCAATAATGCCAAATTCCAGTCAAAGATCGGGGCTGGGCTAGCCTCCTCGCATATTATGTATCATATCGGCTTCGCCTGTCAACAGGAGCCTGATGGTTTACGCGTGGGTCCTTTTAAAGGCGGTAGCGAGTCTGGAAGTGCTGCACAAATTGCAAACGAAGCGGGCAACATGGCGAAAATGGATAAGTACATGTTGAGGGTTTGGATCGAGGTGACACTCTATTTGTTGGCGTTCCTAAGGCGAAATA AATTGCAAGCAATTACCCCGCCATATATGGATGCGATACCCTTGGAAATTTCCATCAATGATATAGTGCCTTTTGCACAATATCCAACAT CTACTGCTCCCTTTCCAGACAACGTTCGTGAAGCATGTCATATTTTGGGCGTCACCAAGTATGACACTGCTGAAACTCTTGAAACCGCCTATGATCTTCAAATTATGTTTGACGAGCATAATACACCTCGGTACCTTGGCGCGCTAGAGAGAATTTCAGAGGCGTCTGTGGTTGGAAAGAGTAGTCTGGAGTTGAAGGTAGCAGTGGAAAGGAGTTTGGACAAGTATACAGACG ATGAAGTGCTAAAGGCATATAGTCTGATTGGATACACTCGCCAACACGCCGAAGACATTTCTATACCTCCTCAAGGTGCGCCTGACGATTATATCCTCTCCATGCACAAATCCGCCATCCAGGCCTCGACTTCTTCTCAGCAACGTCAGGACTTGAATAGGGCGCTGGTCTTAATCGGCAAAGACAGGAGAAGCGAGCAGCTAAAGAGTAtgggggagaagggacaGACCTTTGTCAGTGTACAGGAAGCGTATGAGGCGTTAAGTGCCCCGCGGGATGCAGTCGATGACGGGTTGATCAT GCAATATGAGATGGCCGTCAACGAATACCCTGGGAAAGCAGACCATTATAGAATGTGTCTCTCCGTCATTGCGGATGCtcctggagaagaaaggccAGGGTTGAAGCAGTTCTTGCAAACCGGTTCAAGAG AACCTGATGTACCCGCTAGAAAAGATATTCCTGCAGGATTGCAAAACATCGG AAACACTTGTTATCTCAATTCCATATTGCAATACTTGTACACCATTAAGCCCCTTAGAGAAGCCGTCTTGATCTTTGAACAGGATAAGAGCAAAATCGTGCCGACTTCAAAGTCAGAAGTAGAGCGAGCAAAGCGAT TCGTACGCCAACTTcggcttcttttcctccagCTCTATAAAACGGAACTCCCCGCTGTCCGCCCGGACGAAGAATTGGCTTATCTCGCCATTACAAGACCGGAAATAGATAGCATGGTTGAGCAGACTCAGGAACCGCCGACGGAACTCTCTGCTTCGACCGCCACAGCCACAGACTCTGCTCAAATCACACCAAACTTGCTGGACAGCATCCCATCTGTACCAGAGCTCAccactcttccttcgccttcgTCGACCATTTTCGCCTCACCACCTGAATCACCCCGACAAGACCTGACGGGCACTCCTATACCTTTGGAACAGGACGAGATAacagaggagatggagttgGACGCAGATAAAGAAAACATTCGATCTCCAGAATCGTCAAGTACTCGATCCCGCGACACCTCCAGCACGTCTACCATTCTCGGGAAAAGGGGTAATCAAGATAGAGAAAGAGACAATTCTCGCTCCCCTGGTGAAGAACGGGTAAAATATAAACAGGCCGAAGGATCAGGCAATAATGCTACCAGGGGTAAATCTGAAAGCGAGAGTGCATTGGAATTTGAGCTGGGGACTGGCTCCAGGGTCGAGACAACGCAAGCTGATCAAGTTGAAAGCCCGTCACTGGGTACAGCTACAGAAATTGCCCATCTGGAGCTGACGACGCCTGCGGGGTCTCCAAGTCAGACGCgcaaggaggaggcagaAGTTTTGGCCCTTACGCAGCCAGAGGACAAGTATGAGTCGCCCAGTgcacctccatctctcccaccAAGGCCTCAAGCTCGCAAGCAAGAAACGCTCAGTTCGGGTCTACGATTTG GTTTGCAACAGGATGCTGCTGAGGTACTTATCAATGTACTTTCCCAATTGGAACTGGCACTGGAGCAGCccggagaagatggaaaagaggcaTCTAATCTCATTAAAAA TCTGTATTCTTGTAAATATCGCCAGCAGACGGTGTATGAGTcgtcctctccttcctctgaTGATCAACCCACCTATGATGCTCAGACCCCAGTAGAATCTGTCTTCACGCATCCGATTATCGGtgtcgaggaggaaggcaaggacTTGTATGACTGCCTGGCAGAACTGTATCTCGGTGGCTCAGCCATTGAGTatgaggggaagaagggtttTATGATGGATCTCATGGACGAGTTCCCGCCCATGCTGTATATTCAGATGCGG AGATCACAATACGACCCCGTCACAGGCCGAGATCGCAAAACCAACACCCATATAAGTTTTCCTCAGACTCTTTGCATGTCACGCTTCCTCACTTCTGCACCCGCCGAGAAACGTGAAGAATCCATCGCCCTCACGCGAGAAATAATTAGGATGCGTACACGTCTTCATTCGCTCAGGAATCATACGCCGTTGTCAATCCCATCGACGTACAAGCAtgcctcttctgccttGAGGCAGCTCGCTTCCTCGGGCCTGGATATACCGGAGCTTAATGAAGTTCTATCACCGGAACTTTGTGATGCACTTGACCGTGAAGGCGATGAGGTTATCAAAGAAATCGAAGAATTGCAACAAGAGCTACCCAAattgaaggaaagaatggatgagatctggagagatgtacacgaggaagaagaagaagacgaacaTGTCAAGGCATACGACTATGAGCTAGTGAGCGTATACATGCATCGAGGAAAGACGAGTGGCTCGGGGCATTATTGGACCTATCAAGCTCATTTACCAGGGCATA GTGAAGAATTCTATAATTATAATGACGAAAAAGTCACTGTCGTGCCTGCCAGCGAAGTTTTGCAAGACAGAACAGGTAGTGACGCTAATCCGGCGTTACTTTGCTATGCTCGAAAGGGCTGGGATTTGGTCGATTCTTTGCATAGAGAGATATTGGAGCACAGCAGCCCAGAAGTAGAAGAGTTGGTGCTGACTTGA
- a CDS encoding L-cystine transporter, putative, which translates to MQPHPLAAFLVNLTGVTYFIAWSYSFYIQLVHNFKRKTTHGLSPDFVWVNPLGFLALTLWNWGAYFSPVARKQYQDRHHGHLPQVSTSDLAFSLHALIISTITLAQVFWYGYFRQLLTGHSSSDQHSDEASPLISDSVHNSAAGDDSESSNLVIFHSPIRPSPVAQLFLGGIVISPFVYAIFVWTGKAQFLDWLYYVGNIKVVISAVKYIPQVVLNHRMRAVNGFAIGVIICDIIGSVLSFSQLVISSVFIDHDPSGIIANPAKLGLAGLSFTFDLVFIAQKYWLYRIKKDDEERT; encoded by the exons ATGCAGCCACATCCCCTCGCCGCATTCCTCGTAAACCTCACAGGCGTCACATACTTCATCGCCTGGTCGTACTCCTTCTATATACAGCTCGTCCACAACTTCAAGCGCAAAAC CACACATGGCCTCTCCCCAGACTTTGTATGGGTAAATCCGTTGGGATTCCTCGCACTCACCCTCTGGAACTGGGGCGCCTACTTCTCTCCTGTCGCACGAAAACAATACCAGGACAGACATCATGGCCATCTGCCTCAGGTCTCCACTTCCGAtctcgccttttccttgcaCGCCCTGATCATTTCGACTATCACTCTCGCCCAAGTCTTTTGGTATGGTTATTTCCGGCAGTTGCTCACTGGACACAGCTCCTCGGATCAACACAGCGATGAGGCTTCTCCACTGATCTCTGACAGCGTCCACAATTCTGCCGCTGGCGATGACAGTGAATCGAGTAACCTGGTGATTTTTCATTCTCCGATCCGTCCATCTCCCGTTGCCCAGCTTTTCCTAGGGGGCATTGTCATTTCCCCGTTTGTCTATGCAATCTTTGTCTGGACTGGCAAGGCCCAGTTCCTCGACTGGCTCTATTATGTTGGGAATATCAAGGTCGTCATCTCAGCAGTCAAGTATATACCGCAGGTTGTGCTCAATCATCGGATGAGAGCTGTGAATGGATTTGCGATAGGGGTCATCATCTGT GACATTATCGGCTCCGTCTTGAGCTTCTCCCAACTCGTCATTTCCTCCGTGTTCATCGATCACGACCCTTCAGGCATTATCGCCAACCCTGCCAAACTTGGCCTGGCTGGCTTATCCTTTACTTTCGACCTCGTATTCATTGCGCAAAAGTACTGGCTGTATAGGATCAAAaaggacgacgaggagaGGACATGA
- a CDS encoding multidrug resistance protein, putative, with amino-acid sequence MEGLQRLLQGGRGMGMGGAAGGQTVVADNGETVHISALALLKMLKHGRAGVPMEVMGLMLGEFVDDYTISCVDVFAMPQSGTTVTVESVDHVFQTKMLDMLKQTGRPEMVVGWYHSHPGFGCWLSSVDVNTQQSFEQLHPRAVAVVIDPIQSVRGKVVIDAFRSINPAALATGQESRQTTSNIGHLNKPSIQALIHGLNRHYYSLAIDYKKTEAEQGMLLNLHKRGWTEGLKMKDFEEMEQGSQKAIENMLNLAVAYTKSVQEESTMTEEQLKTRHVGKLDPKRHLSEAAEKAMEDQVIQSLAMGVLAEL; translated from the exons ATGGAAGGACTACAAAGGCTACTtcaaggaggacgaggtaTGGGCATGGGCGGCGCAGCTGGCGGTCAGACTGTAGTAGCAGACAA TGGCGAAACAGTGCATATTTCTGCTCTGGCGTTGTTGAAG ATGCTCAAACATGGTCGGGCGGGCGTTCCAATGGAGGTTATGGGTCTGATGCTAGGCGAATTTGTGGATGATTATACG ATCTCATGTGTCGATGTTTTCGCCATGCCTCAGAGTGGTACCACCGTGACTGTCGAGTCCGTGGACCATGTCTTCCAAACCAAAATGCTGGACATGCTGAAACAGACCGGGCG GCCTGAAATGGTTGTCGGCTGGTATCATTCTCATCCAGGTTTCGGCTGTTGGTTGTCGAGCGTTGATGTCAACACTCAGCAA TCATTCGAGcagcttcatcctcgaGCAGTGGCTGTCGTTATCGACCCTATTCAATCCGTACGAGGAAAAGTCGTCATTGATGCCTTCCGATCGATCAACCCTGCTGCGCTTGCTACCGGACAGGAATCACGACAAACGACTAGCAACATTGGCCACTTAAACAAGCCCAGCATCCAAGCGTTGATTCACGGTCTTAACAGGCATTATTATA GCTTGGCAATTGATTACAAAAAGACAGAAGCTGAGCAGGGAATGTTACTGAATCTGCATAAGCGTGGCTGGACTGAAgggttgaagatgaaggactttgaggagatggagcaAGGGAGCCAAAAGGCCATCGAG AACATGCTCAATCTTGCTGTTGCCTACACCAAATCCGTACAAGAGGAATCTACTATGACTGAGGAGCAATTGAAGACACGGCATGTGGGCAAATTGGATCCCAAGCGACATCTGTCGGAGGCAGCTGAGAAGGCTATGGAAGACCAAGTGATTCAAAGTCTAGCCATGGGAGTTTTGGCCGAGTTGTAG